TTTTTAGTAGTCacgtaaaattttacttcaaattTATCAAAAGAGTGAGCATATTAGCtgaaacaacatttttttgctattcatgcagtatttttgtattcttGATGATATCTATGGTTATTATATTGACTCGCTAAGTTTTCTGTTATAtacttgatttatatatatctaactaaaattattaaaaatttcgatGTATAGTTTAACGTTACATTTACTAAATCTCATGAAAGTTTAGCTATTCAAACAAGATGgcagtataataaaatcactaCGATATACTTCTACGTTTCAAAAGATGGCGATCTAAACCTAAAAATGAAATAGCAGaatcaattcaatttatatatctgCGGGTAAATTTTGActtgtttaacatttattaatcatgtaatcataattttatgcaTGCCCACAAGGTGTTTCGAATTATCGACATAAGTTAAATACCAGCGGAATTAATGTTTtagacttatatttaaaatgctatAAGTAAGCAGAatgtgaaggaaaacatcgtgaggaaacctggtttataattttaaattataagattgaaatcgccacccgtctgagcaagcgtggtgattaatgctctaatcttctccatgtgagagaGGCCTTTGCCCAGCAGTGGGTCCTAtaggatgatgatgatgatgaaagtAGAATGTtgccattattatttattaatctaaaGTCAACTTCAGTATTCCAAGAACCCTAAAAAGGCTTATTAACTCTCAGCCTGCATCTAGCTCACAGAATTCTTATCTAAATGGACTAGTGACGTGATTTTACCGACACCGAGTACCTTAAATTACGGTTCCAGTTGAAAACTAAAGATTAATCTTCCATAAAtgcaaagttatataataatttttgttatttaaaaagtttaaaggcTCATTTTTTGcggtatttaattaatatgcaaCAGTAATTGTAACTTTTTGCATTGTAAttgataatttcaattaactgATGAGTCGAACTGTAGTCCCTAAGACATAACGTTAAGTAAATGAATATCAACTTGGATCAAGGCTGTTTGTAATTCAAATTAGAAGCGTGATAATCACTTTGAACTAAAACGTATCTTTGTTCGATGACAACTTCCTATNNNNNNNNNNNNNNNNNNNNNNNNNNNNNNNNNNNNNNNNNNNNNNNNNNNNNNNNNNNNNNNNNNNNNNNNNNNNNNNNNNNNNNNNNNNNNNNNNNNNAAATGTCTAGTCTGCTGACTGGAGGCTCTTGTTAGGGTTGAATTGATGCGTACTGCACTTGATgttgaacattttatattgattcatTAGTATTTAGTTGTGAAGAATATCAATAGCGAATAATTCTTGTTTCGAATGTGAGTACGGCGCTTCACGGCGCGGCGCAGCGTATCGCTTGTCAAAACAGTATTTAGTAAATGTTTGGAAGCATCGTTCAgctgatatatttttgaaagctaaaaaaccattttttatcATCTTCCTTAATTTTGCAATATAGTTGAGATAAAAATGAGAACTGAGCTTGAAAACCAAAATTTCAACTCTTTTTAGgcaaaaacaacaaaactcATTAATTCTCCTTTTCTTCTCTcaaaactgttattttttttcaatattcatgtttgactgaaaagtaatttaaaaacaaaaggatatcgtatttattttcaaattatcaacattttcaaacgagctactttattttattttgtctaagtttttttatcttgaaagccaacaaatgaaattttgtcaacaaaataagcaaaatgaaattaaaattcagcATACCTACACACTTTGACATTATTCAAGTCTTAGTTGTGTGGGCTTCATTTCCgaacatttttctaatttttaaacatagtattaattaattatctgtatttCTTTTTCCAAAAGTCgatcttatttattaacataaaccaTGTCATGCCACGTTCTATCATTTGATGTGttagcaataatttaaaaaaaaattgactttATAATTGCTGACCTTGAAACTACTGCGTAGTGAAATCTTGCTTaaagttacatattttaataagctttaaataagaaaacgaaatattttattttatattagcaacactcaattgttatttttctagtgaagtaaaatatttttcatttaattatctacCTAAAATAATTGCATCAATTAAAAAGCGTACATCACAGTGCCAAAACTCGCAGCGTCAATAAAATGTCCATattgtaaaactttatatgaattgaaacttatttttaatgattatactGTACTGTAGACACTCACAGATCAAACTATCGAATTATCGCGCACTGTCGGTCAAACTATAAGCACGGGAAAGCATCAATGTTCCACTTACTTTTCTCCACGGATACCAAGGACATATCCAGAGACATGCGATCTCACTAGATTCTAAACGCTTAATAGCTCGATGCACCCGAGCCTGGTCCTCATCACGTCAGTGCGATCCCCACCATCggtacaattataataacactaTTATCGTGTCATTTTCCTCGTGTGTCGATTCCACGTCATGGGAAACCGGCCGCATCACTAATGCCACATGAGATGAGACACGAGGTAAAAGAAACGAAGTAGCTTAAGACTCGTAATACttgaatgaaattattgtttaaggaaaattattaaaaactggtATTGATCCACGTATGGTCAACATGGAAGGATTCTATTCGCCAATATAATGATTGCAGTGATTAGTCTCTGTTGAGACTCACGGGTAGAAAATGTTTACATACTTAATTTACCATTTATGAATGTCTTTGTTGTTTGGGATTGTAAGCCTCGCTGATGCTCGGGTTGCCAGATccttacaaatttaatataatataatgtagcTATATATTCGgcacaaattttattctttgtgGTAAGTCATGAATATTGAAACATAAACAATCGTTTCTAAGATAACGCGACTTCTAAGTACATATAGCTGAATTATGCAGTCATAGCTAGATGAAGATCTAGAGACTATGAATCCTTAGGCTGTCATTTCAGTTTAGGTATCTTAAGTCGCTGCTGCCTGCAATCTACTATTTGTCTCGCTCTGATGTAGGGTTTTGTTTTTGGAAGTAGTGTCGTTTTCGCGAGTTGTCATGAGTTTGAAGTGATCAGTGTTATACCATGTCTCCAGACGGACCAGACCGCATGTCAGGAAGCAGTTATTTCTGACTCCAGTCAACAAATTCACGGCGAAGCCTGCCGCGCCCAGCGTCCACTTCGACCGGATCAAGAGCTGCCTGGAGGAGTACACAGCCCCCAGGCACAAGATAAAGACCAAGGCTGCTTCCATGGAGGACCTCACACCCACCAAGAGAATCAAGAGAGAAAAGTACGTCGTAGACAAGAttcagaacaaaaaaaaaaaaatatctcttggCTCATTAGCTGATTATACCATGactataaaatatcacaaatctaaaacattttattaatttagcttAACTTTGAGGACATTATCTTTTCTGCACAAATGAGATTCCTTGGACGTGACTTACGAACGACAAAATCATTACACAGAATAGCATCTGTAGAATACAATACATAGATTATCCATATTGCGCGCTGCTGTAAGTTCCAGAGTTATCTGGAACGATAATAACCAAGGAGTTCGGATCACAGAACTGTCCAGGACATCACGGGCCGACCTGCCGCTAAGGTGGCGGTGGCGGGGTCCGTGGAACAGCGAGCGGGGGCCAGGGTGGCGCGGTTCATGCTGCTGGCGGCCTGGAGGAGGAGGAGGCACGAGATACGGTTCATGAGGAAGACGCTCGAGTTCCAGGTATGGAGGAATTGGTTCAATGGTGGGTGATGAAAACATGATGTAAAGATGCTCGGCCTGAGTATATCGTAGTGGCAATAAAAGTATCGGTCGGACTTAACTTACTATTGTTATTACTCATTCCTCGTTTACACCACATTATGGTTTCGTGAAAACTCAACCGTAAATAGTGCATGCTGtttattaatgtcattatATCAGGTGAGCTGTTCGGAGCGTCTCCGGCTCCAGGTGTCCGCGCTCAAGTCACTGCTGGAGTCAGACACGGCCAAGGTCCGCCTCGCCATGAGGGAGCTGGACAGACTGAAGAAGATGCTGAGGGACAAGGAGGAGGAGAAGGCGCTGCTAGAGAAGGTCTGTGGCGAACGAAGGTCTTCCTTCTTAATGTTAGGGAATAGTCAGCGCTTGGTATTTGTTTTAACTAGGAATTGGTTTTAACGTTTAATATGTCTATGGCGTTGATGCGATTTAGAGTAAtgcttgaattatatttaaatacacaatCTCTCTCCATGTGCCAGAAAAGATTCATCAGTGTAGACCGGCGTCGTGTCCGCCTCCTCCCGATTCTCGTGTTGTAGTTTCTGTAGCAACTACGATAGACGAATAtttcactatatatattttatcatagttATTACTTTGTCAGGAGAAGGTCGCGTTAGAGAAGGACGTCAGCGCGGCCGAGGACCGCGCCTCCGAGATGAGTATCGGTAAGCTTCCTCGCACGAGTGACGACGTCTTCACGAGACATAGAGAGTGATACTAAATACTAATCACGCTCCAGGCTGGCGGAACAGTCGCAACGAGCTCGAGAACACGCGCGCTGCGGCTCACAGGCTGGAGCAACAGCTGAAAAAGGAACAGGACAAGGTGGGGTTCAGGACGGAAATGACGTTGATGGTGAAGGATGTACTAACCCATCTCCGTTGTCGCCACGACTGCAGGTGGACAAGTTGGAGGGCGAGCTGTCCCAGCACAAGGTCATCGTCCGCAGCTGCCAGGCGCAGGCGGCGGCGCTGAGGAGGAGGCTGGACGAGCGGGGCGAGCTGTTGCAGCAGACGGAGCAGCGCCTGGCCGAAGAGACCGAGTAGGAACACGTGCTTCTTAGGAGTCCATAACATTCCTTAAGCTCTCTCTCGTCACGGCCGTCTGTATCACCGTGTGAGTGTCCACAGAGCGCGGGAGCAGTGTTTGTCGGAGTGCTCCTCCCTACGGGAGCTGGTGTCTCGTCGCTCGGCGGAGGCGAGGGCGCGCGCGGAGCAGGCGGCGGCCCTGCAGGCGGATCTGCAGCACGTGAGAGACCAGCTGGAGGCCTGGCCCGCCTCGCTCACACGGTACACACCACACTGGCTCACACGAGcttcattttaagaaaaattctttatattttttaagtttcatttaatagcAACAAGTTTTcgactgtatattttttctctctaattataattagtagtaatatttataattgatcaATTGATGTCGGACGGGTTAGACAATCGGGACGACAGCAAACATCTTTTCTATATGCAAACAAACTGAGGACGTACAATAGATTCGGTCGTAACAGATCTATTCAATACGAAGCATATCTGTTCCTAAGTCCGAGTTTCCATCGTCACACAACGTATCATAAGTCTTCACACGTTATAGTAATGTGTGACAATTCGAGCTCGGACTACGCACACTGATTATTATGAAACTATGTCCGCATATTGTGTGAGGAAGAGGTTCCGTACGTGTGTTCCGTCCTGGCAGGCTGCTGTGCGCGGCGAGGTCGTGGATACGGCGGCCGATGTCCGTGTCCCAGACCGTGCTGTGGTCGCTCACCCCCGCCCGCCACGGCTGTTGACTGCCTGCTCCGGCTGAAGGCGGACGAGCCTCCTCGTAGCGGCATGTCAGCTCGTATTATATTGCCCGACCACTTTTTAACATTCCGTGGCTCCGTCACATTTAGAACACAACACAAATGTCAATGTTAAAAGCGTTCCTCTTGTGACAGTTCgagacttttttttatcttaggCATTATAGTTGCTTGGTTTGGACGGCGTTTACAATGAGTCTTTGGTAAGTATGTACTGAGCGTGGttcgtttataatatattgtattaggTCAAGTTGCGATGTTTTTAGGTAAGtctgttttagttttataagtcTGTGGTTttagtaatgttaataaaatgttgttatttgaCTTCTGGTTATTTAATGcattattatctgtatatcAGACGGGTTAACATACGAAATTCTTTAATACCGTCAATAGTTCGAACGGGCCGCTTGTGAGAGTTCACCCGGGtgtatttaacaatttttatagttagaaaaataattttcaaaataatataagacacATAATACACTGacagacataaaatatatttgtaatattaattatacgaTAAATGCTTTTCATTGTCTTTAATCGAAATGAATAAACAAGGTCAGGGGCAACACACTGCGATGAATCACTAATGTCGTGTTTTAGTAAATAGATTGTTTGTATTGTCTGTGGATGAACTCGAGTCTTCTTTCGAGTGATCCGCGGGCATCTCTCTCCTTTTTTCGCTTCCAATTTCGATAATCTATTGAATAACTTgtcaaaaattgtttatatcgATATTTAGAACGGATTTACAAGCTTTCAGGtttttgtaagtaaattttttttactactatTTAAGATATCATGTTTTGCATGCGAAGTGAAAAGACAAATCGACAAAATAGTTgcctttaattatttcatttacggATGGCGTTCCTACTTCATATCAATCGATGTTTTGTGGTTTACTTCGTATGGAGAATAGTTACGAGCGCCACACGGCGCGGTCTTCAGCCGCCGCCGACGTAGACATCAAACGAGGACAAGGAAGTGCGTTGAagcaaataacaaacaaataattttctgtaattatttattttttcagtctTACATTTCTATTCAACCAACTACAAACACATTACATCGGAATCGAATGCTACTGATTAGGCCGCGTTGATATTACACACGTTCAtacatttaagaatactcGTACACTTTTGCATACCATAcacgtaaaattttttttcaacagcaatttttaaaaaatgttcatataaaatgttgccATGTGAAAGAAGCTGCTCTCATCTCTACCAACATAATTGTTCTTAACTTGCATTGACGAAAAGAGCTGGgaatttgataattataattaatatttggtaAATTACGACGAAATGACTAGTCCTTGGTaggaatacaaaaataatgacttAGGCAATATAAgctaaagttaatattaacgGCTTACCTTAAACAAGACCACAAGTGTCGGACGTGCTGTGTCGAGGAAAgctttggatatttttttggaaatataactaattaacgCAACACTGCATACActtgaaagaaatattgtttttataaatctactaaaaaaaaaatctgtcgtTACAGTAGAGACGTTGTAATAACGGCACATCTAATTGTCCTTATCCCAACATGAATAATCTAACAGTAAGTAGTCCACGGGACGGTAGGCCTCAGAAAACACCCGGACCGAGTCCAGCGCGAGGGATGCAGTGTTGCCAAGATTTAGGCATTATACAGCTTCCGATCATCTACTTTGCAGCTAGATATAAGCTAAGGCGACAccaaaacaaactttttactaaaaacgaaataaaaacagaGATGACGGGTGAGcggtttttgaaatatttaatttaaaaaactaatcatgacactggcagaatatactgtgcacgtctttgcactgatgaaggccatattataaaaaaaaaatcttttaaaaacagaacaataaatttaaggcaattaaaaataatactatagtataattattaattacatttgtttgtttaaaatatgatactgGGATTAATCAAGTCAACGTGTAAAAGTAAGTGATCcctaaatgataataaaatgttcatcCTACGAGGGACATTCTTTGACACTCACATACTCTCGGTCTCAAGAGGTCCGTGAACAAcgtaattaaaacgaaaaagaAAAGAGGCCGTTTGAAACAGACAGACAGGGACTGTATCCGAGAGGTTTAGCGCGTGCTAACACTTGAAGTCTTCACAGGAACGGGAAGTGTGCGCTGACTTCACGGAGGAATAACAAGTGTCAACAAGTTGTAATGCCTTTTTTAAtctcttcatttttattatcgcCTGTTACATTCGTAACCCTACTCGCTCTGAACTGTCTACCTTCTTTTGTACAtttgattttcttaaattagttttttttttggctgtTATTTTTACAGCCTGCAATATCTGTTTGTTTCCATATTCAttgataatctttttttttgtattctttcTGTTAGTAAGTGTCGTAACATAAGTCTGATTCATCTCTTACACAAAGTTAATATCTTAATGCGTATTAACTGTTCAAACTATCGCTAGGGGGACCGAGGTTTAATAAGACTATGTGATGTCGTTTCATAATCTCGGATTATATACatggaatacattttttttctagatTATATGTTTTGAGTTCTCATCATAGGTTATATGTAGTTGTGCGATGTGATACATTTGTGATTATCGTCGATATCATGGGAGCCTGACTGGAGTCCGCGGGGGGAGATCTCGCATACGAGTACACTGCTCTGTGCGAGACGCTGTAGCGGACACGACCTACAAcagttataataacaaaacaaaacgacACACAAACAGCCTCTCATGAGATCGTTGGGGAACTATCGCAGATAACGCTTTGGTATATTCTAGAAACACTGCCAGGGGTGAACACATCAGCTGCACGTTGACGAGTCACGTCGAGAGCCCGCCGTGAGTCCAGCCCTAACTTGTGCTTGAAGTAAAGCGAGGTCCTCTGACCTCTGGGTCAACATTATTGTCGCGCATTCAACATACACATTATCAATTCCTTCGCCGCGGACGATTCACATTGGCAGGAACACGTTACAGCACTCCGTCCGCCGCCGCTTGCAGACGTTGACGGAAATCTTCTTAGTCTAGGATACTCGACCTAGCGTTGCGTTCAACAATATGTTTCAGCTACAACTTCTACGACTACCTGACTACGGCTCGGCTAGTTAACGGCCAGGACTACATCGCGCAGACTCCACCGAAGCTGGAGCAGTCCACGGCTCGTGGTTC
The genomic region above belongs to Danaus plexippus chromosome 4, MEX_DaPlex, whole genome shotgun sequence and contains:
- the LOC133320119 gene encoding myosin-8-like — encoded protein: MEDLTPTKRIKREKTVQDITGRPAAKVAVAGSVEQRAGARVARFMLLAAWRRRRHEIRFMRKTLEFQVSCSERLRLQVSALKSLLESDTAKVRLAMRELDRLKKMLRDKEEEKALLEKEKVALEKDVSAAEDRASEMSIGWRNSRNELENTRAAAHRLEQQLKKEQDKVDKLEGELSQHKVIVRSCQAQAAALRRRLDERGELLQQTEQRLAEETEAREQCLSECSSLRELVSRRSAEARARAEQAAALQADLQHVRDQLEAWPASLTRLLCAARSWIRRPMSVSQTVLWSLTPARHGC